A region of Vibrio chagasii DNA encodes the following proteins:
- the bamA gene encoding outer membrane protein assembly factor BamA — MAIKQILFASLLATSVAANGAQNFVVQDIKIEGLQRVALGAALLKMPVRIGDEVDESDVSEIIRALYASGNFEDVKVLRDEGVLIVQVKERPTIASISFSGNKAIKEEQLQQNLDASGVREGEALDRTTLSNIEKGLEDFYYSVGKYNATVKAVVTPLPRNRSDLKFVFTEGVSAKIQQINFIGNEVFTDEELLSRFNLNVDVAWWNFLADEKYQKQVLAGDIEALKSYYLDRGYLKFKVDSTQVAISPDKKGVYITLGLDEGEAYTVKDVSFRGELIGREADFEALVPFEDGDTYNGSSVTSLEEGVKRILGESGYAYPQVRTIPEFNDETKEVSLVINVEAGSRIYVRDIRFTGNNSTKDEVLRREMRQMEGSWLNSKSIDTGKSRLNRLGFFETVDVQTVRVPGSEDQVDLVYNVKEANSGSINFGVGYGTESGVSFQVGLQQDNFAGSGNRVGVSAMMNDYQKNVSLDYRDPYWNLDGVSLGGKIFYNEFEASEAGIVDYTNQSYGTSLTWGFPMDELNRIEFGVGYTHNKIGNVPTYIQVEQFARSIDQYGDEHILTDDFDINISWTRNNLNRGFFPTEGNHQRAFAKMTVPGSDAQYFKMQYDVKHYIPLTKKHEFTLLMRGRLGYGNGYGQTDGNDNLFPFYENYYAGGFTTLRGFGSNSAGPKAVYGSSTGNNPTYDTATDDSVGGNAVALASLELIVPTPFASDEARSQIRTSVFFDMASVWDTEFVDRGAPNSGSQYYYDYSDPTNYRSSYGAALQWMSPMGPLVFSLAKPIKIYEGDDEEFFTFTIGRTF; from the coding sequence ATGGCGATTAAGCAAATTCTGTTCGCAAGTCTATTAGCCACCAGTGTGGCTGCGAACGGAGCACAAAACTTTGTAGTTCAAGATATCAAGATCGAAGGTTTACAGCGTGTTGCACTTGGTGCAGCTCTACTGAAAATGCCAGTACGTATTGGCGATGAAGTAGATGAAAGCGATGTTTCTGAGATCATTCGTGCATTGTACGCTTCGGGTAACTTTGAAGACGTTAAAGTCCTTCGCGATGAAGGTGTATTGATTGTTCAAGTGAAAGAACGACCAACCATCGCAAGTATCTCTTTTTCGGGCAATAAAGCGATCAAAGAAGAACAACTTCAACAGAATCTAGATGCATCTGGTGTTCGTGAAGGTGAAGCTCTTGACCGTACTACGCTAAGTAATATCGAGAAAGGCCTTGAAGATTTTTACTACAGTGTTGGTAAATACAACGCGACAGTAAAAGCGGTTGTAACACCTCTGCCACGTAACCGTTCTGACCTTAAATTTGTCTTTACTGAAGGCGTTTCCGCTAAGATTCAGCAAATTAACTTTATCGGTAACGAAGTGTTTACTGATGAAGAACTGCTTAGCCGCTTTAATCTCAATGTAGATGTCGCTTGGTGGAACTTCCTAGCGGATGAAAAATACCAGAAGCAAGTGCTTGCTGGTGATATTGAAGCGCTTAAATCTTACTACCTTGACCGTGGTTACTTGAAATTCAAGGTTGACTCTACGCAGGTGGCGATTTCTCCAGATAAGAAAGGCGTTTACATTACGCTTGGCTTAGATGAAGGCGAAGCTTATACAGTTAAAGACGTATCATTCCGTGGTGAGCTTATTGGCCGCGAAGCTGATTTTGAAGCGCTTGTCCCATTTGAAGATGGCGATACCTACAATGGCTCTTCTGTGACTTCACTAGAAGAAGGCGTTAAACGTATTCTTGGTGAATCAGGTTATGCCTACCCACAAGTTCGTACGATTCCAGAGTTCAATGACGAAACCAAAGAAGTTTCATTGGTTATTAACGTAGAAGCGGGTAGCCGTATCTACGTGCGTGACATTCGTTTTACAGGTAACAACTCGACAAAAGACGAGGTGTTACGTCGTGAAATGCGCCAAATGGAAGGCAGCTGGCTTAACTCTAAATCGATTGATACCGGTAAGAGCCGTCTTAACCGTCTAGGTTTCTTCGAAACGGTTGATGTACAAACCGTTCGTGTTCCTGGCAGCGAAGATCAAGTTGATTTGGTTTACAACGTTAAAGAAGCGAACTCAGGTAGCATCAACTTTGGTGTCGGCTACGGTACTGAGTCTGGTGTGAGCTTCCAGGTTGGTCTTCAGCAAGATAACTTTGCGGGCTCTGGTAACCGTGTTGGCGTAAGTGCCATGATGAACGATTACCAAAAGAACGTGAGCTTAGACTACCGTGACCCATACTGGAACCTAGATGGTGTGAGCTTGGGCGGTAAGATCTTCTACAACGAGTTTGAAGCATCTGAAGCGGGTATCGTCGACTATACCAACCAAAGTTATGGTACAAGCTTAACATGGGGTTTCCCTATGGATGAGCTGAACCGTATTGAGTTTGGTGTTGGCTACACACACAACAAGATCGGTAACGTTCCGACTTATATCCAGGTTGAACAGTTTGCGAGAAGTATCGACCAATACGGTGACGAGCACATCTTAACTGATGACTTCGATATCAATATTTCTTGGACACGTAACAACTTGAACCGTGGTTTCTTCCCAACTGAAGGTAACCACCAACGTGCTTTCGCTAAAATGACGGTACCTGGCTCTGATGCTCAGTACTTCAAAATGCAGTACGATGTAAAACATTACATCCCGCTGACCAAAAAGCATGAGTTCACACTATTGATGCGTGGCCGATTAGGCTATGGTAATGGTTATGGTCAAACGGATGGTAACGATAACTTGTTCCCATTCTACGAGAACTACTATGCGGGTGGTTTTACAACCCTACGTGGTTTTGGCTCTAACTCGGCAGGTCCAAAAGCCGTTTACGGAAGCAGCACAGGTAACAACCCAACCTACGACACCGCTACGGATGATTCAGTAGGTGGTAACGCGGTTGCTTTGGCAAGTTTAGAGCTAATCGTACCTACGCCGTTTGCTTCTGATGAAGCTCGTAGCCAGATTCGTACGAGTGTTTTCTTCGATATGGCAAGTGTTTGGGATACCGAGTTCGTAGACCGTGGCGCACCTAATAGCGGCAGCCAGTACTACTACGATTACTCTGATCCAACGAATTACCGTTCATCTTATGGTGCAGCCCTTCAATGGATGTCACCGATGGGCCCACTGGTTTTCTCTCTAGCGAAACCAATTAAAATTTACGAAGGTGATGATGAGGAATTCTTCACATTCACCATTGGTAGAACTTTCTAA
- the fabZ gene encoding 3-hydroxyacyl-ACP dehydratase FabZ, which translates to MTTEQTTMNITEIQELLPHRYPFLMVDRVTSFEKEKTLTAIKNVSVNEPQFTGHFPQLPVFPGVLILEAMAQATGLLAFKSFGAPSGNELYYFASVDKAKFRKPVVPGDQLVIEVEFLKERRGIASFNGVAKVDGEVVCSAELKCARREF; encoded by the coding sequence TTGACTACTGAACAGACAACGATGAACATTACTGAAATTCAGGAACTATTACCTCATCGCTACCCATTCTTAATGGTTGATCGTGTGACTAGCTTTGAAAAAGAAAAAACACTGACTGCAATTAAGAATGTTTCTGTTAACGAGCCTCAGTTTACTGGCCACTTCCCTCAACTTCCTGTATTTCCAGGTGTGTTGATCCTAGAAGCGATGGCGCAAGCTACAGGTCTTCTTGCATTTAAATCTTTTGGTGCCCCTTCTGGTAACGAGCTTTACTACTTCGCAAGTGTTGATAAAGCGAAATTCCGTAAGCCAGTAGTACCTGGTGACCAGCTGGTTATCGAAGTTGAATTCCTAAAAGAGCGTCGTGGCATCGCGTCATTTAACGGCGTTGCGAAAGTTGACGGCGAAGTAGTATGTTCAGCTGAACTTAAATGTGCTCGTAGAGAGTTTTAA
- the lpxD gene encoding UDP-3-O-(3-hydroxymyristoyl)glucosamine N-acyltransferase, translating into MKTLTLAELATITGGELHGDGTVTVSAVAPMDKAQEGNITFLSNVKYSKHLGDCKASAIMVKESERELCKTSVIVVSDPYVAFAKVAQALDTTPAPAVDIADSASIASDATLGQNVSIGANAVIESGVVLGDDVIIGAGCFIGKNAKIGAGTKLWANVSIYHEVVIGEACLVQSSTVIGSDGFGYANEKGEWIKIPQVGSVRIGNRVEIGACTTIDRGALDDTVIEDNVIIDNQMQIAHNVHIGYGSALAGGTIIAGSTTIGKYCIIGGGSVINGHIEITDGVTITGMGMVMRSITDKGMYSSGIPLQPNKDWRKTATRVHRIDEMNKRLKTVEKLIEKSAES; encoded by the coding sequence ATGAAGACACTGACTTTAGCCGAATTGGCAACCATTACCGGGGGGGAGCTACATGGTGACGGAACTGTAACCGTTTCTGCTGTTGCTCCTATGGATAAAGCGCAAGAAGGCAACATTACGTTCCTTTCTAACGTTAAGTACAGCAAGCACCTAGGTGACTGTAAAGCGTCAGCGATTATGGTTAAAGAGAGTGAGCGTGAACTGTGTAAGACTAGCGTGATTGTGGTCAGTGACCCTTACGTTGCTTTTGCTAAGGTTGCTCAAGCGCTTGATACTACTCCTGCACCTGCTGTGGATATTGCTGATTCAGCTTCGATTGCGAGCGATGCAACACTTGGACAAAATGTATCTATTGGTGCGAACGCTGTGATTGAGTCTGGTGTTGTTCTTGGTGACGATGTGATCATCGGTGCTGGTTGCTTTATCGGTAAAAACGCAAAGATTGGCGCTGGCACTAAGCTTTGGGCTAACGTAAGCATCTATCATGAAGTTGTGATTGGTGAAGCTTGTTTGGTTCAATCAAGTACTGTGATTGGTTCTGACGGCTTTGGCTATGCGAATGAGAAAGGCGAGTGGATTAAGATTCCTCAAGTTGGTTCTGTTCGCATTGGTAATCGCGTAGAGATCGGTGCGTGTACCACGATCGACCGTGGTGCGTTAGATGACACGGTTATTGAAGACAACGTTATCATCGATAATCAAATGCAAATCGCACACAACGTTCACATCGGATATGGTTCTGCTCTTGCGGGTGGTACTATCATCGCAGGCAGCACGACGATAGGTAAGTACTGTATTATTGGTGGCGGCAGTGTAATCAATGGTCACATTGAAATCACTGACGGCGTGACGATTACCGGAATGGGAATGGTTATGCGCAGCATCACTGATAAAGGCATGTACTCTTCGGGTATTCCTTTACAGCCAAATAAAGATTGGCGTAAAACAGCAACGCGTGTTCATCGTATTGATGAAATGAACAAGCGTTTGAAAACCGTTGAAAAACTTATCGAGAAGAGCGCGGAATCATAA
- the rnhB gene encoding ribonuclease HII: MAVKDKKELPPFEYPQGYQLFAGVDEVGRGPLVGDVVTAAVILDPNNPIEGLNDSKKLSEKKRLALLPEIKEKALAWSVGRCSPQEIDELNILQATMVAMQRAIAGLSVQPDMALIDGNRVPELPMAGIAVVKGDLRVAEISAASIIAKVVRDQEMEELDKLHPEFGFAKHKGYPTKAHFEAIEKHGVTEHYRKSFKPVKRILGID, from the coding sequence ATGGCTGTAAAAGATAAAAAAGAGCTTCCACCTTTCGAATATCCTCAAGGCTACCAGCTATTTGCTGGCGTCGATGAAGTAGGGCGTGGGCCATTGGTTGGCGATGTAGTGACAGCCGCAGTTATCCTAGACCCGAATAATCCAATTGAAGGTTTGAACGACTCCAAGAAACTGTCTGAGAAAAAACGCCTCGCTCTGCTTCCTGAAATTAAAGAAAAAGCATTGGCGTGGTCGGTTGGTCGTTGCTCACCGCAAGAAATTGATGAACTCAATATTCTACAAGCGACTATGGTTGCGATGCAGCGCGCGATTGCTGGGTTAAGTGTTCAGCCTGATATGGCGTTGATTGATGGCAACCGTGTACCTGAATTGCCGATGGCCGGTATTGCAGTGGTTAAAGGAGATTTACGCGTCGCTGAAATCAGTGCCGCCTCTATTATCGCTAAAGTAGTTCGTGACCAAGAGATGGAAGAGCTTGATAAGCTGCATCCAGAGTTTGGCTTTGCTAAGCACAAAGGTTACCCGACCAAGGCGCATTTCGAGGCAATTGAAAAGCACGGTGTTACCGAGCACTATCGTAAGAGCTTTAAGCCAGTAAAACGTATTTTAGGCATTGATTAA
- the rseP gene encoding sigma E protease regulator RseP, which translates to MSGILWNFASFIIALGILVAVHEFGHFWVARRCGVKVEKFSIGFGKSIWSKVGRDGTEYSLSVIPLGGYVKMLDGRVDDLSEDEQQYAFDKKPLWKRTAIVGAGPAFNFIFAVFAYWLVFLIGVPAVKPVIGEVTPQSIAAQAGIETGMELKSISGIKTADWESVNMGLISHIGDQSMTVTVSSQDDIGFEQQLTLDISDWSFNPETESAMTTLGFRPYSPEISTVLAQVIDDGAAYSAGLEAGDQIVEINGQPIEQWQSVVELIRSNPMTPLDVVVSRNGSEQSLVMTPKSRKLSDGSTIGYAGIAPEVAEWPEDYRFELQFGVIESVGKAFDKTGQIIGLTLTMLKKLIVGDVGLNNLSGPISIAKGAGTTADYGLVYFLGFLALISVNLGIINLVPLPMLDGGHLLFFAIEAVTRKPVPEKVQEMGYRVGGAILFSLMALAIFNDFTRL; encoded by the coding sequence GGAACTTCGCATCTTTTATCATAGCGCTTGGCATTCTGGTCGCGGTTCACGAGTTTGGACATTTCTGGGTTGCTCGTCGTTGTGGTGTAAAAGTTGAAAAATTCTCGATTGGTTTTGGTAAATCAATCTGGAGCAAAGTTGGCCGTGATGGTACGGAATACAGCTTGTCCGTTATTCCACTGGGCGGCTACGTAAAAATGCTCGATGGTCGTGTCGATGACCTGTCAGAAGACGAGCAGCAGTACGCGTTTGATAAAAAGCCACTGTGGAAGCGAACCGCGATTGTTGGTGCTGGACCAGCGTTTAACTTCATCTTTGCTGTGTTTGCATATTGGTTAGTATTTTTGATTGGTGTGCCGGCGGTTAAGCCTGTTATTGGTGAGGTAACTCCACAATCTATTGCTGCACAAGCCGGAATTGAAACTGGGATGGAACTTAAATCTATTTCGGGAATCAAAACCGCAGATTGGGAATCAGTCAATATGGGTTTGATATCGCATATTGGTGATCAATCGATGACAGTAACGGTGTCTTCGCAAGACGACATCGGCTTTGAGCAACAATTGACGTTGGATATTTCAGACTGGTCGTTCAACCCAGAAACTGAATCTGCGATGACAACGCTTGGCTTTAGACCATACTCTCCAGAGATCTCGACAGTGCTGGCTCAAGTGATTGATGATGGTGCTGCTTACTCTGCTGGTCTAGAAGCGGGCGACCAAATTGTTGAAATTAATGGTCAACCCATTGAGCAGTGGCAATCAGTGGTTGAGTTAATTCGCTCGAACCCAATGACACCTTTAGACGTTGTTGTATCAAGAAACGGCAGTGAGCAATCACTCGTAATGACACCGAAAAGCCGCAAGCTTTCTGATGGTTCAACAATCGGCTATGCGGGTATTGCTCCGGAAGTCGCAGAATGGCCAGAAGATTATCGCTTTGAGTTACAATTTGGTGTAATTGAGTCTGTAGGAAAAGCATTTGATAAAACAGGTCAAATCATTGGTCTGACGCTTACTATGCTGAAAAAGCTCATCGTTGGTGATGTTGGCTTAAATAACTTAAGTGGCCCGATTTCAATTGCTAAAGGCGCAGGTACAACCGCTGATTACGGTTTGGTTTACTTCCTAGGCTTTTTAGCTCTGATCAGTGTTAACTTGGGTATTATTAATTTGGTTCCGCTGCCTATGCTTGATGGCGGACATTTGCTCTTTTTCGCTATTGAGGCTGTTACTCGTAAACCAGTCCCTGAGAAAGTTCAGGAGATGGGATACAGAGTGGGAGGGGCGATCCTCTTCTCTTTAATGGCTCTGGCAATATTTAACGATTTTACTCGTCTGTGA
- the lpxB gene encoding lipid-A-disaccharide synthase yields the protein MAQQEAQTNNSGFVSNEPLRVGIVVGELSGDTLGEGFIKAIKAQYPNAEFVGIGGPKMKALGCESLFEMEELAVMGLVEVLGRLPRLLKVKAELVKYFTQNPPDVFVGIDAPDFNLRLELDLKNAGIKTVHYVSPSVWAWRPKRIFKIDKATDLVLAFLPFEKAFYDKYNVACEFVGHTLADAIPLEPNQAEARELLGLEQDKQWLAVLPGSRGGEMKLIAQPFIETCKRIKQKYPDIGFVVAAVNETRKQQFTEIWKATAPELDFVIVQDTARNVITAADSVLLASGTVALECMLLKRPMVVGYKVNKLTGYIVKKLAITEFVSLPNIMAGEEIVKEHILEECHPDFLFPSVDKMLAADNSALIERFTEMHHWIRKDADKQAANAVLKLIGREFVES from the coding sequence ATGGCACAGCAAGAAGCACAAACCAATAACTCAGGCTTTGTTTCCAACGAGCCACTGCGTGTAGGTATTGTTGTTGGAGAACTCTCTGGCGATACCCTTGGCGAAGGTTTTATTAAAGCGATAAAAGCTCAGTACCCGAATGCAGAATTTGTCGGTATTGGCGGGCCAAAAATGAAAGCGCTAGGCTGTGAATCTTTGTTTGAGATGGAAGAGCTTGCCGTAATGGGCCTTGTTGAAGTACTTGGTCGCTTGCCTCGTCTGCTCAAAGTAAAAGCAGAACTGGTTAAATATTTCACCCAGAACCCACCAGATGTGTTCGTTGGTATTGATGCTCCTGACTTTAATTTGAGACTGGAGCTAGACCTTAAGAACGCAGGTATAAAAACGGTTCATTACGTTAGCCCTTCAGTATGGGCGTGGCGTCCAAAACGTATTTTTAAGATCGACAAAGCAACCGACCTGGTTCTGGCGTTCTTACCATTTGAAAAAGCGTTCTACGACAAATACAACGTTGCCTGTGAATTTGTTGGTCATACACTAGCAGATGCCATTCCACTCGAGCCAAATCAAGCGGAAGCACGAGAACTGCTTGGACTAGAGCAAGACAAGCAGTGGCTGGCGGTTCTACCGGGCAGTCGTGGCGGTGAAATGAAGCTTATCGCGCAACCGTTCATTGAAACCTGTAAACGTATCAAACAAAAGTACCCAGACATTGGTTTCGTGGTGGCTGCTGTTAATGAAACTCGCAAGCAACAGTTTACCGAGATTTGGAAGGCGACAGCACCAGAATTAGATTTTGTCATTGTGCAGGATACGGCTCGTAACGTGATCACTGCTGCGGACTCTGTACTATTGGCATCCGGCACGGTCGCTCTTGAGTGCATGCTGCTTAAGCGTCCAATGGTTGTGGGCTACAAAGTGAATAAGTTGACTGGCTACATTGTGAAGAAACTAGCTATCACCGAGTTTGTGTCACTGCCGAATATTATGGCAGGTGAAGAAATCGTCAAAGAGCACATCTTGGAAGAGTGCCACCCAGATTTCTTATTTCCTTCGGTTGATAAGATGCTAGCTGCAGATAACAGTGCGTTGATTGAACGCTTTACTGAAATGCACCACTGGATCCGTAAAGATGCTGACAAACAAGCCGCCAATGCGGTGCTGAAATTGATCGGCCGAGAGTTTGTTGAATCCTAA
- the lpxA gene encoding acyl-ACP--UDP-N-acetylglucosamine O-acyltransferase has translation MIHETAKIHPAAVIEGDVTIGANVTVGPFTYIAGNVTIGDDTEIMSHVVIKGHTTIGKENRIFPHAVIGEENQDKKYGGEDTTVVIGDRNVIREAVQIHRGTVQDKATTVIGDDNLLCVNAHVAHDVIVGNHTHIGNNAILGGHVTVGDYAGVMALSAIHPFCSIGAYAYIGGCSAVVQDVLPYVLAQGNHAAPFGLNLVGLKRNGFEKPEIRALQKAYKELYRSGKTLEEAKAALVEMAKEFASVTPMLEMLENSERGIIR, from the coding sequence ATGATTCATGAAACAGCAAAAATTCACCCGGCTGCAGTTATCGAAGGTGATGTGACGATTGGTGCAAACGTAACAGTTGGCCCTTTTACTTACATTGCTGGTAATGTAACCATTGGTGACGACACAGAAATCATGTCGCATGTTGTGATCAAAGGTCACACAACTATTGGTAAAGAAAACCGCATTTTCCCACATGCTGTGATTGGTGAAGAGAACCAAGACAAGAAGTACGGTGGCGAAGACACTACGGTTGTGATCGGCGATCGCAACGTGATTCGTGAAGCGGTTCAAATCCACCGTGGTACGGTTCAAGATAAAGCAACCACTGTGATTGGTGATGATAACCTGCTTTGTGTTAACGCTCACGTAGCGCACGACGTTATTGTTGGTAACCACACTCACATTGGTAACAATGCTATCTTAGGTGGTCACGTAACGGTTGGCGATTACGCTGGTGTTATGGCGCTTTCTGCGATTCACCCGTTCTGTTCAATCGGTGCTTACGCTTACATTGGTGGTTGTTCCGCCGTTGTTCAAGATGTACTTCCGTACGTACTTGCACAAGGTAACCATGCAGCACCATTCGGCCTTAACCTTGTAGGTCTGAAGCGTAACGGGTTCGAGAAACCAGAGATTCGTGCGCTACAAAAAGCGTACAAAGAGCTTTACCGCTCTGGCAAAACACTAGAAGAAGCGAAAGCGGCTTTAGTTGAAATGGCAAAAGAGTTTGCTTCGGTAACTCCTATGCTAGAGATGCTAGAGAACTCTGAGCGCGGTATTATTCGTTAA
- a CDS encoding OmpH family outer membrane protein, which yields MIKAAGLGLVVLSSSFFATAAEAAQKVGYVNTAQVFQALPQREVVLQKMQEEFKDKAAELQSIQAEAKTKIEKLKRDGELLGPDEVEKLRIEVGQLDSKYKIKAQALEKASQRREAQEKQKLFKVIQDAVTKVAEKEGYDMIVDIQALQYGKPEYNISEKVIKELK from the coding sequence ATGATTAAAGCAGCAGGTTTAGGCCTTGTAGTTCTTAGCTCTTCTTTCTTTGCAACAGCTGCTGAAGCTGCGCAAAAAGTGGGTTATGTAAACACTGCACAAGTATTCCAGGCTCTACCTCAGCGTGAAGTTGTTCTTCAAAAAATGCAGGAAGAGTTCAAAGATAAAGCGGCTGAGCTGCAAAGCATCCAAGCGGAAGCTAAGACTAAGATTGAAAAGCTTAAGCGTGATGGTGAGCTACTAGGTCCAGACGAAGTTGAGAAGCTTCGTATCGAAGTTGGTCAACTAGACAGCAAGTACAAAATCAAAGCTCAAGCTCTAGAAAAAGCAAGCCAACGTCGCGAAGCACAAGAGAAGCAGAAGCTATTCAAAGTGATTCAAGATGCTGTAACGAAAGTTGCAGAGAAAGAAGGCTACGACATGATCGTTGATATTCAAGCACTACAATACGGTAAGCCTGAATACAACATCTCTGAGAAAGTAATTAAAGAACTAAAATAA